From the genome of Terriglobales bacterium, one region includes:
- a CDS encoding sigma-70 family RNA polymerase sigma factor: MSTAPSAKDQPQITDSMLISRIRAGDEDALATLHDRYSQVVYSVALRVLGETTQAEDILQEIFLQLWRNPQTFDSNRGSLGAWLAVITRHRAIDQLRRRRPESDIEDVIVAVDTRIEQTTDRNMAIAKIRAVVEQLPAEQRKPLEMAFFEGLTHSEIASKTGEPLGTIKTRIRSALLTLRKALAA, encoded by the coding sequence ATGAGCACGGCGCCGAGCGCCAAAGATCAGCCGCAAATAACGGATTCCATGCTGATATCGAGAATCCGGGCAGGTGATGAGGACGCGCTCGCCACTCTACACGACCGCTATTCCCAGGTTGTTTACTCAGTAGCGTTGCGCGTGTTGGGTGAGACCACACAGGCGGAAGACATTTTGCAGGAAATTTTTCTCCAACTTTGGCGGAATCCACAGACGTTCGATTCCAATCGCGGCAGCCTCGGGGCGTGGCTCGCGGTGATCACACGTCATCGCGCGATTGATCAGCTGCGCCGCCGCCGTCCTGAGTCTGACATCGAAGATGTAATCGTCGCGGTGGATACGCGGATTGAGCAGACAACTGATCGCAACATGGCGATTGCGAAAATTCGTGCCGTCGTGGAGCAATTGCCTGCCGAGCAACGCAAGCCGTTGGAGATGGCATTTTTCGAAGGGCTCACCCATTCAGAAATCGCCAGCAAGACTGGGGAACCGCTGGGAACAATCAAGACGCGAATTCGCTCAGCACTACTAACTCTACGAAAGGCACTCGCCGCATGA
- a CDS encoding anti-sigma factor gives MRDHQQITDDLVLYALRELPEQQALEVRRHLDDCPECRRELGDLNSDMALLALSSVGPAPPQRSRERLLRAVKAEPRRSKSIVMHRPWWSFVPSFAAVLLAIFGLMLWRENTGLRRKLDASQQASAQRQADLERAQLVLDTLTSPESSHFALVATKSQPVPEGRASYMQKTGTLVFTAQHLPALPPQKVYQLWLIPASGSAPMPFGTFKPDAQGNASMIKPNMDKAAPKMFAVTIEPEGGSQTPTMPIVMAGA, from the coding sequence ATGAGAGACCATCAACAGATCACCGACGATCTGGTGCTGTACGCCCTGCGCGAGCTGCCTGAGCAGCAGGCCTTGGAAGTCCGTCGGCACCTTGACGATTGCCCTGAATGCCGACGTGAGCTGGGCGACCTGAATTCGGATATGGCATTACTGGCCTTGTCGAGCGTGGGACCGGCCCCGCCACAGCGTTCACGCGAACGCTTGCTAAGGGCGGTAAAGGCAGAGCCACGCCGTTCTAAGAGCATCGTGATGCATCGCCCATGGTGGAGCTTCGTGCCATCCTTCGCAGCCGTTCTTCTCGCCATCTTTGGCTTGATGCTGTGGCGGGAAAACACGGGACTGCGACGCAAACTGGACGCTTCGCAGCAGGCTTCAGCACAACGGCAGGCCGATTTGGAGCGCGCCCAACTGGTTTTGGATACATTAACTTCACCAGAATCAAGCCACTTCGCTCTGGTGGCTACTAAGTCGCAGCCAGTTCCGGAAGGGCGCGCGAGCTACATGCAGAAGACCGGCACGCTGGTCTTCACCGCTCAACACCTCCCAGCGCTGCCGCCGCAGAAGGTCTATCAATTGTGGTTGATACCGGCAAGTGGCTCAGCGCCAATGCCGTTCGGCACATTCAAACCGGACGCGCAAGGCAATGCCTCGATGATCAAGCCGAACATGGACAAGGCTGCACCCAAAATGTTCGCGGTGACGATCGAGCCAGAAGGCGGCAGCCAAACACCCACCATGCCCATCGTGATGGCAGGGGCTTAG
- a CDS encoding beta-propeller fold lactonase family protein codes for MKKALLGVVLILCTGGLGLRILQGFSEKNGRLVLPSSKVLLEHVPGNPQSTNSFPTAVAVSPDGKYLALLNDGYGTFESDYKQSIAILNIATDKLTDFPDARLERHAHQTYFYGLAFSPDGKKLYASMSSMTDPAGKDAGNTGSGIATYDFADGSITPLGFIRFPASGRPAPPKTAPEDPDEEPGTGPGFTVPFPTGITAFQQEGKELLLVADNLSDAAEIVDPVSNEIRRIDLSVYRAVPGSYPFATLVTKDGSTGYVSLWNASRVAELDLGSGKLQRMVELHLPSQVEKAGSHPTALLLSPDEKRLYVALANTDEVAVIDRASGNVFYLSTKLPEQRYGGNFPIALALTPDGNRLFVANASSDAVTVFDNPRPNSKPRGFIPTEWYPTALAVHNGELFIATGKGKGTGPNKGLAGKVDGKDRTGYIATLLHGSLARLPIADIDSHLAGWTEEVMASNLMRGNSDQIAFATGRNPIKHVIYVIKENRTYDQILGDLGAGDGDPSLTMYGEEVTPNQHKLARQFGVLDNFYDSGEVSGDGHVWSNAAITSDYTEQTWQIDYRSKERTYDYEGVVDERYPIQEHIPDVNEPGTGYLWGNLARHGVTYRHYGEFISTKFCNQRQTEAMPQEGTPLPQGKPCPINSIKPGDALPDYLGEPHGSKSPWPWEIPMISENIAVKPELVGHFDPRFPDFNLHFPDQLRADEFLNEFDRFVAKRAAGRDTMPQFILLRLPNDHTSATKPGIATPAAAIADNDLALGRVVDAVSHSPYWQDTAIFVLEDDAQNGADHVDAHRSIAWAISRFSPRQPSGTPSVDHTFYTTVNMVHTIEALLGVPPMNNNDSHAAVMAPMFSGKGDQPPFAADRRNRENGLLYKMNPPKGPDAKQSANLDFSREDAADAGVLNAILWRDRMGNRPMPKTPGAEFK; via the coding sequence ATGAAAAAAGCTCTACTCGGAGTAGTGCTTATCCTCTGTACGGGCGGTCTTGGGCTCCGGATTCTTCAGGGTTTCTCGGAAAAGAATGGTCGGCTGGTTCTCCCCAGCAGCAAAGTGCTACTGGAGCATGTTCCCGGCAATCCGCAATCAACTAACAGCTTTCCCACGGCGGTCGCAGTGTCGCCGGACGGCAAGTATTTGGCTCTGCTAAACGATGGCTACGGAACTTTCGAGTCCGATTACAAGCAGTCGATAGCAATTCTTAACATAGCGACTGACAAGCTTACCGACTTTCCCGACGCCCGCCTCGAGCGCCATGCTCACCAGACGTACTTCTACGGACTGGCATTCAGTCCGGACGGAAAAAAGCTCTATGCCAGCATGAGCTCGATGACCGATCCAGCGGGCAAGGACGCTGGCAACACTGGCAGCGGCATTGCTACTTACGACTTTGCTGATGGGAGCATCACGCCCCTCGGATTCATTCGTTTTCCAGCCTCGGGACGGCCCGCTCCGCCGAAGACCGCTCCTGAAGATCCGGACGAGGAGCCTGGCACTGGACCGGGCTTTACCGTGCCGTTTCCGACCGGAATTACCGCCTTCCAGCAAGAGGGTAAGGAACTGCTTCTGGTTGCGGACAATCTATCCGATGCGGCCGAGATCGTTGATCCAGTTTCGAACGAGATTCGCCGAATTGACCTCTCTGTGTATCGCGCGGTGCCGGGTTCATATCCATTCGCAACTCTCGTGACCAAAGACGGGAGTACCGGCTACGTCAGCCTGTGGAACGCCTCTCGGGTTGCTGAGCTGGATCTCGGTTCTGGAAAGTTGCAGCGAATGGTTGAGCTTCACCTTCCGTCGCAGGTCGAGAAGGCGGGATCGCATCCGACTGCGCTTCTGCTTAGTCCAGATGAGAAGCGCCTCTACGTAGCTTTAGCCAATACCGACGAAGTTGCAGTGATCGACCGCGCGAGTGGAAATGTCTTTTACCTCAGCACGAAACTTCCAGAGCAACGTTACGGAGGCAATTTCCCCATTGCGCTGGCCCTCACTCCCGACGGAAACAGGCTGTTTGTTGCGAATGCAAGCTCCGATGCTGTCACCGTCTTCGACAATCCACGTCCCAATTCGAAACCGCGCGGATTTATTCCGACCGAATGGTATCCGACGGCGCTGGCAGTTCATAACGGCGAACTGTTTATCGCCACTGGAAAAGGAAAGGGAACAGGTCCCAATAAGGGACTCGCTGGCAAGGTCGATGGGAAGGATCGTACGGGCTACATCGCAACGCTATTGCACGGGTCGCTGGCGCGCCTCCCAATCGCCGACATCGACTCGCATCTCGCAGGTTGGACTGAAGAGGTAATGGCCAGCAATCTGATGCGTGGAAACTCGGACCAGATTGCGTTCGCCACGGGGCGCAATCCTATCAAGCACGTAATCTACGTGATCAAGGAAAACCGCACCTACGACCAGATTCTTGGCGATCTCGGAGCAGGCGACGGAGATCCCTCGCTCACAATGTATGGCGAAGAAGTCACTCCCAACCAGCACAAGCTGGCGCGGCAATTTGGCGTGCTCGACAACTTCTATGACAGTGGAGAGGTTTCTGGCGACGGGCACGTGTGGTCAAACGCCGCTATTACTAGCGACTACACCGAGCAGACCTGGCAAATCGACTATCGCAGTAAGGAGCGAACGTACGACTATGAAGGCGTGGTCGATGAGCGGTATCCAATTCAGGAACACATTCCAGATGTCAACGAGCCGGGAACCGGCTACTTGTGGGGCAATCTCGCGCGCCATGGCGTTACATATCGTCATTACGGGGAATTCATCTCCACGAAGTTCTGCAATCAGCGGCAGACCGAAGCTATGCCACAGGAAGGCACCCCGCTTCCTCAAGGCAAGCCTTGTCCAATTAACTCGATAAAGCCTGGTGACGCTTTGCCGGACTATCTAGGAGAGCCGCACGGAAGTAAGAGCCCATGGCCTTGGGAGATTCCAATGATTTCGGAGAACATTGCGGTGAAACCCGAGTTGGTGGGGCATTTCGATCCGCGCTTTCCCGATTTCAATTTGCACTTTCCCGATCAGCTTCGTGCCGACGAATTTCTCAACGAGTTCGATCGGTTTGTTGCGAAGCGCGCGGCAGGACGCGACACGATGCCGCAGTTCATTCTTCTGCGTCTGCCCAACGACCATACTTCGGCGACCAAACCGGGAATTGCCACACCTGCAGCCGCGATTGCCGATAACGATCTTGCATTGGGGCGTGTGGTGGACGCTGTTTCGCACAGTCCTTATTGGCAGGACACGGCGATCTTCGTCTTGGAGGACGACGCACAGAACGGAGCAGATCACGTGGACGCTCATCGCAGCATCGCCTGGGCGATCAGCCGCTTTTCGCCGCGGCAGCCGAGCGGCACGCCATCTGTCGATCACACCTTCTACACAACCGTGAACATGGTGCACACCATCGAGGCACTGCTCGGTGTTCCACCGATGAACAACAACGACTCCCATGCTGCTGTGATGGCGCCCATGTTCTCCGGCAAAGGTGATCAACCGCCGTTTGCGGCTGATAGGCGGAATCGCGAGAATGGCCTCTTATACAAGATGAATCCGCCGAAAGGACCAGACGCCAAGCAGTCGGCTAATCTCGACTTTTCTCGTGAAGACGCAGCCGACGCGGGTGTACTGAATGCGATTCTTTGGCGCGATCGAATGGGCAATCGGCCAATGCCGAAGACCCCGGGTGCAGAGTTTAAGTAA
- a CDS encoding heme-binding protein, with product MSKRVLQSACLAVLLWIISCGGGDQPQPTPAPPPGQQTNADQLTAQDVQKVVTAAAASVNVPVAIAVTNRQGNILAVYVKPGTPATAIGNFGLATDTRELAVGLARTASFFSNDQAPLSSRTVRYISGIHFPPGITNVPNADLYGIENTNRGCPFNTTYLPGKALPPSRSIDGSANGTGIVTGKANLFDSDPNAVLGGGVPIFKNGKLAGGVGVAGSSNDADEFAAFSGIAGAGLVPNVAPPGVVIIGGIALPFVQNQVPPPGISAGTANGSFHVGPSDSPGPAPDGDLITRKAGANGLTIQDVNSIVDTAISVANNERAVIRLPDGSPARFIFAVADLNGDLLALYRMPDATIFSADVAVAKARNVIYFSSAAVDPQDMPGVPPGTAVTNRTISFGAQPFFPPGIDANPPGPFFNLFLFDVAHPCTNGHQAPNQFQNGIVFFPGSTPLYKNGVMVGGFGVSGDGVDQDDFDTFGAAQQFVPDVSKRADSIELPAPGGPVRLPYFKFPRNPTLLGTQGSGSQ from the coding sequence ATGAGTAAGCGTGTTCTTCAGTCGGCCTGCCTCGCCGTCTTGCTTTGGATCATCTCGTGCGGAGGCGGCGACCAGCCACAGCCGACGCCCGCTCCTCCTCCGGGCCAGCAGACCAACGCGGACCAATTGACAGCTCAGGACGTCCAGAAGGTGGTTACGGCCGCGGCGGCATCGGTGAATGTCCCAGTTGCAATAGCTGTAACCAATCGCCAGGGAAATATTCTGGCTGTCTACGTAAAGCCAGGCACTCCGGCGACCGCGATCGGGAACTTCGGATTAGCCACAGACACGCGGGAGCTCGCAGTTGGATTGGCCCGCACGGCGTCGTTCTTTTCCAATGATCAGGCGCCTCTGTCGTCGCGCACGGTGAGGTACATCAGCGGCATTCACTTCCCGCCAGGCATTACCAATGTTCCCAACGCCGATCTCTACGGCATCGAGAACACAAATCGCGGATGCCCATTCAATACGACCTACCTTCCCGGCAAGGCTCTGCCGCCATCCCGCTCGATAGACGGAAGCGCCAACGGGACCGGTATCGTGACCGGCAAGGCCAATCTGTTTGACTCCGATCCGAACGCAGTTCTCGGCGGCGGAGTTCCCATCTTCAAGAACGGAAAGCTGGCTGGTGGTGTTGGCGTAGCTGGCTCCAGCAACGACGCCGACGAGTTCGCGGCGTTTTCCGGGATCGCCGGTGCCGGACTTGTGCCAAACGTTGCTCCTCCGGGCGTGGTGATCATCGGCGGCATCGCGCTGCCATTCGTGCAGAATCAGGTGCCGCCTCCGGGCATTAGTGCGGGCACGGCCAACGGCTCTTTCCATGTTGGACCGAGCGACAGTCCTGGCCCAGCGCCCGATGGCGATTTGATCACGAGGAAAGCCGGAGCGAACGGTCTGACAATTCAAGACGTGAACAGCATCGTTGACACAGCCATCAGCGTGGCCAATAACGAGCGCGCCGTCATTCGCTTGCCCGACGGTTCACCAGCACGCTTCATCTTCGCCGTGGCCGATCTCAATGGCGATCTGCTCGCACTGTATCGCATGCCGGACGCGACTATCTTTTCCGCCGACGTTGCCGTTGCAAAAGCCAGGAACGTAATCTACTTCTCCAGCGCGGCGGTCGATCCTCAGGATATGCCAGGGGTGCCTCCGGGAACAGCAGTAACGAATCGCACAATCAGCTTTGGAGCACAGCCATTTTTCCCGCCTGGCATTGACGCGAACCCTCCCGGCCCATTCTTCAACTTGTTTCTCTTCGACGTCGCACACCCTTGCACGAATGGACATCAAGCGCCGAATCAGTTCCAGAATGGGATTGTCTTCTTTCCCGGCAGCACTCCGCTTTACAAGAATGGTGTGATGGTTGGGGGATTCGGAGTGAGCGGCGACGGCGTCGACCAGGACGACTTCGACACGTTCGGCGCGGCGCAGCAATTTGTACCTGACGTAAGCAAGCGAGCCGATAGCATCGAATTGCCCGCCCCCGGAGGCCCTGTGCGACTACCTTACTTCAAGTTCCCGAGGAATCCGACGCTGTTGGGTACGCAGGGATCTGGGAGCCAATAG
- a CDS encoding glycosyl hydrolase family 28 protein, which yields MTHPNEVSLSRRKWLSLAATASVGSGVLGVTNMMAQTGAPSSSSSHDLGTRTYNIRDFGAKGDAVTLDTAAVQAAIDACNKDQGGTVLVPAGVFVIGTIEMKSNVTLHIAAQGKLLGSADGKQYHAADAIPLSGDSTLNDGNVGLIFAVNADNFTIEGPGTIDGQGFQFHSPTRGVPPPSGRGGNNRPYHLLFHQCKNIAVRDITLLESAYHSIRIIQSSYVNLTGIHIHNRVNSNNDGFHFISAQHVHISNCTVECQDDACALFGSCKYVTVTNCSFSTRWSVFRFGGGEAENIVVSNCLIYETYGCPIKMHCGSGARFENMSFSNLVMKNVTGPIAINVGQQPRRSQQPPAFAAAGTPTAQPESRAQDSRPPGVVRNISFSNIHATVVVPVQLADVPFTSGYRPAEVKSCISLNCVEGTLEKITFDDVHVTFPGGGTAEEAVLRDVPKVAGEYFETGILPSYALFVRNVRGITLSNVRFEVASTEARPAVVFDHVSDAAVNGFSVQGTKESESTLRFIDSHDVLLTATRLLAAAQTFLQVEGAASGSITVDGGDLSKASSAVAFKAGASQKAVKLRV from the coding sequence ATGACCCACCCGAATGAAGTTTCGCTGTCGCGACGTAAGTGGCTAAGCCTTGCAGCTACGGCCTCGGTGGGTTCAGGCGTGCTGGGTGTCACCAACATGATGGCGCAAACGGGAGCGCCTTCCAGCAGCTCCAGCCACGATCTCGGAACGCGCACCTACAACATCCGCGACTTTGGTGCGAAAGGCGATGCGGTGACGCTCGATACCGCAGCAGTACAGGCAGCGATCGATGCCTGCAACAAAGATCAGGGTGGAACGGTACTTGTGCCCGCAGGTGTGTTCGTGATCGGCACGATTGAGATGAAGAGCAACGTGACGCTTCATATCGCCGCTCAGGGCAAACTACTTGGCAGCGCCGATGGAAAGCAATATCACGCAGCCGACGCGATTCCGCTCAGCGGTGATTCCACGCTGAACGATGGCAACGTCGGGCTCATCTTCGCCGTGAATGCGGATAATTTCACCATCGAAGGTCCGGGAACAATCGACGGGCAGGGCTTTCAGTTTCACAGTCCCACGCGAGGCGTTCCGCCACCATCTGGCCGTGGTGGGAATAATCGTCCTTACCACCTCCTGTTTCATCAATGTAAGAACATCGCGGTGCGAGACATAACGCTCCTCGAGAGCGCCTATCATTCGATTCGCATCATTCAGTCGAGTTATGTGAACCTGACCGGCATTCATATCCACAATCGTGTGAACAGCAACAACGATGGATTTCACTTCATCAGCGCGCAACACGTTCATATCAGCAACTGCACGGTCGAATGCCAGGACGATGCCTGCGCTCTGTTCGGCAGTTGTAAGTACGTAACAGTCACTAATTGCTCGTTCAGCACGCGCTGGTCTGTGTTCCGTTTTGGAGGGGGTGAAGCTGAGAACATCGTAGTCTCAAACTGCCTGATCTACGAAACATATGGATGCCCAATCAAGATGCATTGCGGATCGGGAGCCCGCTTCGAAAACATGTCATTTTCCAATTTGGTAATGAAGAACGTGACTGGTCCGATCGCGATCAACGTCGGGCAGCAGCCGAGACGTTCACAACAGCCGCCTGCTTTCGCTGCAGCAGGTACTCCGACTGCTCAGCCGGAATCGAGAGCACAGGACTCCCGTCCACCCGGTGTTGTTCGCAATATTTCTTTCAGCAACATTCACGCCACTGTCGTTGTTCCCGTGCAACTGGCTGATGTGCCTTTCACCAGTGGATATCGGCCCGCGGAAGTGAAATCGTGTATTTCGCTGAACTGCGTGGAAGGAACGCTCGAGAAGATTACGTTCGACGATGTGCACGTAACGTTTCCGGGCGGCGGTACCGCCGAGGAGGCCGTGCTGCGCGATGTTCCCAAGGTCGCCGGCGAGTATTTCGAGACCGGAATCTTACCTTCCTACGCGCTGTTTGTGCGCAACGTGCGGGGAATAACGCTGAGCAACGTGCGCTTTGAGGTTGCCAGCACTGAGGCTCGTCCGGCAGTAGTCTTTGATCACGTGAGTGACGCGGCGGTGAACGGTTTCAGCGTGCAGGGAACCAAAGAGTCTGAATCGACGCTTCGGTTCATCGACTCGCACGACGTGCTTCTGACGGCTACACGCTTGCTTGCGGCCGCCCAAACCTTCCTTCAGGTGGAGGGTGCGGCGAGTGGGAGCATCACAGTGGATGGTGGTGACTTGTCGAAGGCATCATCAGCTGTAGCGTTCAAGGCTGGTGCTTCGCAGAAGGCCGTGAAGCTGAGGGTATGA